The Nocardioides panzhihuensis genome has a segment encoding these proteins:
- the egtB gene encoding ergothioneine biosynthesis protein EgtB, with protein sequence MDTTTAIARFDEVRADTERLAAPLSPEDQTVQSMPDVSPTKWHRAHVTWFFETFVLAENEPGFTPFQDKYWFLFNSYYEQVGPRYARPMRGVISRPGAYEVGDYRRNVDDRVRDLLDRVDGGTFAKLAPTIELGFHHEQQHQELLLMDIKHVLSLNPLEPVYAGRPVTGRGTEGLGWVDFDGGLVEIGSEGGGFCFDNELPRHQQWLEPYRLADRLITNGEWLEFIADGGYRRPELWLSDGWARVNAEDWQAPFYWREADGEWFEHTLHGTVPLDPGLPVCHLSHYEADAYATWAGKRLPTEAEWEHAAQTHEVAGNLADRDSFHPRAAGAATGGLRQLFGDCWEWTSSAYLPYPGFHPAAGAIGEYNGKFMSSQMVLRGGCALTPPGHTRASYRNFFPPGARWPVTGLRLADDGRRA encoded by the coding sequence ATGGACACGACCACCGCGATCGCCCGCTTCGACGAAGTCCGGGCCGACACCGAACGCCTCGCCGCACCTCTCTCCCCCGAGGACCAGACGGTCCAGTCGATGCCCGACGTCTCCCCGACGAAGTGGCATCGCGCGCACGTGACCTGGTTCTTCGAGACGTTCGTGCTGGCCGAGAACGAGCCCGGCTTCACCCCGTTCCAGGACAAGTACTGGTTCCTCTTCAACAGCTACTACGAGCAGGTCGGGCCGAGGTACGCGCGGCCGATGCGTGGCGTGATCAGCCGCCCCGGCGCGTACGAGGTCGGCGACTACCGGCGCAACGTCGACGATCGGGTCAGGGACCTGCTCGACCGCGTGGACGGGGGCACCTTCGCCAAGCTCGCCCCGACGATCGAGCTCGGCTTCCACCACGAGCAGCAGCACCAGGAGCTGCTGCTGATGGACATCAAGCACGTGCTCTCGCTCAACCCGCTGGAGCCCGTGTACGCCGGGCGTCCGGTCACAGGCCGCGGGACGGAGGGACTGGGGTGGGTCGACTTCGACGGCGGCCTGGTCGAGATCGGGTCCGAGGGCGGTGGGTTCTGTTTCGACAACGAGCTGCCGCGGCACCAGCAGTGGCTGGAGCCGTACCGGCTCGCCGATCGGTTGATCACCAACGGCGAGTGGCTGGAGTTCATCGCCGACGGCGGCTACCGGCGCCCCGAGCTGTGGCTCTCGGACGGGTGGGCTCGGGTCAACGCCGAGGACTGGCAGGCGCCCTTCTACTGGCGAGAGGCCGACGGCGAGTGGTTCGAGCACACCCTGCACGGCACGGTCCCGCTCGACCCGGGGCTGCCGGTCTGCCACCTGAGCCACTACGAAGCCGACGCGTACGCCACCTGGGCCGGCAAGCGCCTCCCGACCGAGGCCGAGTGGGAGCACGCTGCCCAGACCCATGAGGTGGCCGGCAACCTCGCCGACCGAGACAGCTTCCACCCACGCGCGGCCGGAGCCGCGACCGGCGGCCTGCGACAGCTCTTCGGGGACTGCTGGGAGTGGACCTCCTCGGCCTACCTGCCCTACCCGGGCTTCCACCCCGCTGCCGGTGCGATCGGTGAGTACAACGGAAAGTTCATGTCGAGCCAGATGGTGCTCCGCGGCGGCTGCGCGCTCACCCCACCGGGACACACGCGAGCCTCGTACCGCAACTTCTTCCCGCCCGGCGCCCGCTGGCCGGTCACCGGCCTCCGGCTCGCCGACGACGGGCGCCGTGCGTGA
- the egtD gene encoding L-histidine N(alpha)-methyltransferase — MNLDDGQTSTRTPAPGSLTTLLTAEDLRQSLAEDARTGLSASPKWLPPKYFYDQRGSELFEEITRLPEYYPTRTERALLTEYAREIAESSDAEVLLELGSGSSEKTRLLLDALAQAGRLTTYVPVDVSASALTQAMEALAEERPGLALHGVVADFDQHLSQLPTPGRRLIALLGSTLGNYDRPGRERFLRSVAAAMQPGEGLLLGLDLVKDTGQLVAAYDDAAGVTAEFNLNALHVLNRSLGADFDADGFRHLARWNTAEERIEMRLVAQDSARVELRELDLVIKFDEGEELLTELSCKFRRSSAASELAAAGFRDARWWTDPDEAYALVLARR, encoded by the coding sequence GTGAACCTCGACGACGGCCAGACCAGCACCCGCACACCAGCCCCGGGCAGTCTCACCACGCTGTTGACCGCCGAGGACCTGCGGCAGAGCCTTGCAGAGGACGCACGCACCGGCTTGAGCGCATCACCGAAGTGGCTTCCGCCGAAGTACTTCTACGACCAGCGTGGTTCGGAGCTGTTCGAGGAGATCACCCGACTGCCCGAGTACTACCCGACCCGCACCGAACGGGCGCTGTTGACCGAGTACGCACGCGAGATCGCCGAGAGCTCCGATGCCGAAGTGCTTCTCGAGCTGGGGTCCGGCTCCTCGGAGAAGACCCGGCTCCTGCTCGACGCGCTGGCGCAGGCCGGTCGGCTGACGACGTACGTCCCCGTCGATGTCAGCGCCAGCGCACTCACCCAGGCGATGGAGGCGCTCGCCGAGGAGAGGCCGGGCCTCGCGCTGCACGGCGTCGTCGCCGACTTCGACCAGCATCTTTCGCAGCTGCCGACCCCGGGACGTCGGCTGATCGCGCTGCTCGGCAGCACGCTGGGCAACTACGACCGCCCCGGACGGGAACGGTTCCTGCGATCCGTCGCCGCCGCCATGCAGCCCGGGGAGGGTCTGCTGCTCGGGCTGGACCTGGTCAAGGACACCGGGCAGCTGGTCGCCGCCTACGACGACGCCGCCGGGGTGACCGCCGAGTTCAACCTCAACGCGCTGCACGTCCTCAACCGCAGCCTCGGCGCCGACTTCGACGCCGACGGGTTCCGGCATCTGGCGCGTTGGAACACCGCGGAGGAACGGATCGAGATGCGACTCGTCGCCCAGGACTCCGCCCGGGTGGAGCTGCGCGAGCTCGACCTCGTCATCAAGTTCGACGAAGGCGAAGAGCTCCTCACCGAGCTGTCATGCAAGTTCCGCCGGAGCAGCGCCGCCAGCGAGCTCGCTGCGGCAGGCTTCCGCGACGCCCGCTGGTGGACCGACCCGGACGAGGCGTACGCACTCGTCCTGGCCAGGCGCTGA
- a CDS encoding CsbD family protein, translating to MSMSDKAKNAAQDARGKAKEAAGKATDDESLEAEGKGDQAGASVKKAAENVKDAFKK from the coding sequence ATGAGTATGAGTGACAAGGCGAAGAACGCCGCGCAGGACGCCAGGGGCAAGGCCAAGGAGGCCGCCGGCAAGGCGACCGACGACGAGTCCCTCGAGGCCGAGGGTAAGGGCGACCAGGCCGGGGCCTCGGTGAAGAAGGCCGCCGAGAACGTGAAGGACGCGTTCAAGAAGTAG
- a CDS encoding DUF6286 domain-containing protein — MSTQTVEQDEQVAPSSRPPAPRTQPRRAPVVVLAATVLALVLIGIAVIAVRDLLVSQGWATGSPIAPVLVDGSDGLRASVGLAIVGGVVVLAGLVLIWLGLRPGRRTHLRVTGDADLWLAPGAVAALAQETADRLPGVVSADSSRSTRRRTVVDIVVAARNTPDGPQEAAEVAEHVRAVLDEEVGWLTGASIKVRATEVPR, encoded by the coding sequence ATGAGCACGCAGACCGTTGAACAGGACGAGCAGGTCGCACCGAGCTCTCGTCCGCCCGCGCCGCGCACCCAGCCTCGCCGCGCGCCGGTAGTGGTCCTGGCGGCCACGGTGCTCGCGCTGGTCCTGATCGGGATCGCCGTGATCGCGGTCCGTGACCTCCTGGTCAGCCAGGGGTGGGCCACCGGCTCGCCGATCGCTCCCGTCCTGGTGGACGGCAGCGACGGCCTGCGCGCCTCCGTCGGACTGGCGATCGTCGGCGGAGTCGTCGTGCTCGCCGGGCTGGTGCTGATCTGGCTCGGGCTCCGGCCCGGGCGGCGTACGCACCTGCGAGTGACGGGCGATGCCGACCTCTGGCTCGCGCCCGGTGCCGTCGCGGCCCTGGCTCAGGAGACCGCCGACCGGCTCCCCGGGGTCGTGTCCGCCGACTCCTCACGCAGCACTCGGCGTCGCACCGTCGTCGACATCGTCGTCGCTGCGCGCAACACTCCCGACGGTCCCCAGGAGGCGGCCGAGGTGGCCGAGCACGTGCGGGCCGTCCTCGACGAAGAGGTCGGCTGGCTCACCGGAGCCAGCATCAAGGTCCGAGCCACGGAGGTGCCCCGATGA
- a CDS encoding Asp23/Gls24 family envelope stress response protein, translated as MVESPARQTAVLETDPEPADQAEDRGTLEVRNKALQRIVELAALRLPGTVAQSSKLGRITGMALPKADITAEGRAVRVKLDVAMIWPGNVTRIATAARDTVREEAFRLSGIEVRSVDVTVHAVDPTAADDTGRRVE; from the coding sequence GTGGTTGAGTCCCCGGCGCGCCAGACGGCCGTCCTCGAAACCGACCCCGAGCCCGCTGACCAGGCGGAGGACCGCGGGACGCTGGAGGTCCGGAACAAGGCGCTCCAGCGGATCGTCGAGCTCGCGGCGCTGCGGCTGCCGGGGACGGTGGCGCAGAGCAGCAAGCTCGGCCGCATCACCGGGATGGCGCTGCCGAAGGCCGACATCACGGCAGAGGGCCGTGCCGTCCGGGTCAAGCTCGACGTCGCGATGATCTGGCCCGGCAACGTCACCCGCATCGCCACGGCGGCGCGAGACACCGTACGCGAGGAGGCCTTTCGCCTCTCCGGCATCGAGGTCCGCAGCGTGGACGTCACCGTGCACGCGGTCGACCCGACCGCCGCCGACGACACCGGAAGGAGAGTGGAATGA
- a CDS encoding DUF2273 domain-containing protein, with amino-acid sequence MTNSTLGLVAGLLLTIAIVTGGLVGLLLAIVLGGAGYLIGGQVDGELDLRSLLRGRRG; translated from the coding sequence ATGACCAACTCGACACTCGGCCTGGTCGCCGGACTGTTGCTCACGATCGCCATCGTCACCGGGGGGCTCGTCGGCCTGCTTCTGGCCATCGTGCTGGGCGGGGCCGGCTACCTCATCGGGGGCCAGGTCGACGGCGAGCTCGACCTTCGTAGCCTGCTGCGAGGACGCCGTGGTTGA
- a CDS encoding Asp23/Gls24 family envelope stress response protein: MTQSKTGTTSSLTNDSQSQSTDRGDSGALASEFGRTSIADTVVSKIAGIAAREISGVHDLGGGAARAAGALRERIPGSRTNLGQGVAVEVGERQAAADLDIVAEYGTSIPDLASAIRRNVKASVERMTGLEVTEVNITVHDVFLEDETSDADQDAGRRVE, encoded by the coding sequence ATGACGCAGTCGAAGACCGGAACCACGAGCTCGCTGACGAACGACAGCCAGAGCCAGTCGACGGACCGGGGCGACTCGGGCGCGTTGGCGAGCGAGTTCGGACGCACCTCGATCGCTGACACCGTGGTCTCGAAGATCGCAGGGATCGCTGCGCGCGAGATCAGTGGTGTGCACGACCTCGGCGGCGGCGCGGCGCGCGCTGCGGGGGCTCTCCGCGAGCGCATCCCCGGCTCGCGTACGAATCTCGGCCAGGGCGTCGCTGTGGAGGTGGGGGAGCGGCAGGCTGCCGCCGACCTCGACATCGTCGCTGAGTACGGCACCTCGATCCCTGACCTCGCCAGCGCCATCCGCCGCAACGTGAAGGCGTCGGTCGAGCGCATGACCGGCCTCGAGGTCACCGAGGTCAACATCACCGTGCACGACGTCTTCCTCGAGGACGAGACCAGCGACGCCGACCAGGACGCCGGCCGGCGGGTGGAGTGA
- a CDS encoding RNA polymerase sigma factor, with amino-acid sequence MRAARLGDQEAFREIVDRHGPAMYRYALRLVGDSTDAAEATQEAFVSAWRGLSGFAGHSSLRTWLIRLVHRRAADLQRNRRATPIDDGLLSRLSPAAADNPLQTVIDAELLQALQLALNELPWHQRAAWLLREVEEMSYEEISVALAMPIGAVRGHLYRGRRTLAERMARWR; translated from the coding sequence GTGCGCGCGGCCCGTCTGGGCGACCAGGAGGCCTTCCGGGAGATCGTGGATCGCCACGGCCCCGCCATGTACCGCTACGCCCTCCGTCTGGTCGGTGACTCCACGGACGCCGCCGAAGCGACCCAGGAGGCCTTCGTCTCGGCCTGGCGCGGCCTGTCCGGCTTCGCCGGACACTCCTCGCTGCGTACGTGGCTGATCCGTCTCGTGCACCGCCGTGCGGCCGATCTCCAGCGGAACCGACGTGCGACTCCGATCGACGACGGGCTGCTGTCGCGACTGTCTCCGGCGGCGGCGGACAACCCGCTGCAGACCGTGATCGACGCCGAGCTCCTACAGGCGCTGCAGCTAGCATTGAATGAACTACCGTGGCACCAAAGGGCGGCCTGGCTCCTGCGGGAGGTCGAAGAGATGAGCTACGAGGAGATCTCCGTCGCCCTGGCCATGCCGATCGGCGCCGTCCGGGGACATCTCTACCGTGGTCGACGCACACTCGCGGAGAGGATGGCACGATGGCGCTAG
- a CDS encoding alpha/beta-hydrolase family protein — protein sequence MSDIWRPRVARAISALRSQLRAPFAATAGATVLLWASLTPSLMPRTALFQALLTALCMLAGYGAGASAGWLVRSCGGRLAGRARVIAWRVLAVGGGLGTLVALGLALRWENEVRGLVEADQVGVGHLVLTVLITAVLFALLLGLSRGIKALGRSIGRFVGRFLPAAPSAVIGGLLAAVLIYELAIGVGGNRLLGALDASFATINEEFSTDVPAPTTPELTAGPASSQTWDALGRQGRVFIASAPTAADIGEFTQEPAKQPVRAYVGAGPEGVDIRDEARTAVAELDALGGFDRAVINVVTGTGRGWVNENQAQALEFMWGGDTATVSLQYSYLPSWMSFILDRQRAQDAGLALFDAIYGRWLEIPEADRPLLVVSGESLGSFGGEAAFSGAHDLATRTDGALFVGPTADNRLWDRFTEEREPGTPQVLPVVDDGEIVRFADRPEDWEAPGAWDGTRIGYLQHANDPITWWSPSVALERPDWLEEERGRDVSPNVRWIPGVTMLQLGVDQFSANSVPSGQGHQFGTAPVHAWAAILPPPGWTDQRTDELAAVIGARKWLQ from the coding sequence GTGAGCGACATCTGGCGTCCAAGGGTCGCCCGCGCGATCAGCGCACTTCGCAGCCAGCTGCGAGCGCCGTTCGCGGCGACCGCCGGCGCCACCGTGCTCCTGTGGGCGTCACTGACCCCGTCACTGATGCCGCGGACAGCGCTCTTCCAGGCGCTGCTCACCGCGCTGTGCATGCTTGCCGGCTACGGCGCAGGCGCGTCGGCCGGGTGGCTGGTCCGCAGCTGCGGTGGGCGGTTGGCCGGCAGGGCGCGGGTGATCGCGTGGCGGGTCCTGGCCGTCGGCGGCGGTCTCGGCACCCTGGTGGCGCTGGGACTGGCTCTGCGCTGGGAGAACGAGGTCCGCGGCCTGGTCGAAGCCGACCAGGTGGGCGTCGGTCACCTGGTGCTCACCGTGCTGATCACCGCGGTCCTGTTCGCGCTGCTGCTCGGCCTGTCGCGAGGGATCAAGGCGCTAGGCCGCTCGATCGGCCGGTTCGTCGGCCGTTTCCTTCCCGCTGCCCCGTCTGCCGTGATCGGCGGCCTGCTCGCTGCGGTCCTGATCTACGAGCTGGCGATCGGGGTGGGCGGCAACCGGCTGCTGGGCGCCCTCGACGCGAGCTTCGCGACGATCAACGAGGAGTTCAGCACCGACGTACCCGCCCCGACGACGCCCGAGCTCACCGCCGGCCCGGCCTCGTCCCAGACATGGGACGCCCTGGGTCGCCAGGGGCGGGTCTTCATCGCGAGCGCCCCGACCGCCGCGGACATCGGCGAGTTCACCCAGGAGCCTGCCAAACAGCCGGTCCGGGCGTACGTCGGGGCCGGCCCTGAAGGCGTCGACATCCGCGACGAGGCGAGGACCGCGGTGGCCGAGCTCGACGCGCTCGGGGGTTTCGACCGTGCCGTGATCAACGTGGTGACCGGCACCGGTCGGGGCTGGGTCAACGAGAACCAGGCCCAGGCGCTGGAGTTCATGTGGGGTGGCGACACGGCGACGGTCAGCCTGCAGTACTCCTACCTCCCGAGCTGGATGTCCTTCATCCTGGACCGGCAGCGTGCGCAGGATGCCGGCTTGGCGCTCTTCGACGCCATCTACGGACGCTGGCTGGAGATCCCCGAGGCCGACCGCCCGCTGCTGGTCGTGAGCGGCGAGAGCCTGGGCAGCTTCGGTGGCGAGGCGGCGTTCAGCGGAGCCCATGACCTCGCCACCCGCACCGATGGCGCCCTCTTCGTGGGCCCGACCGCCGACAACCGACTCTGGGACCGGTTCACCGAGGAGCGCGAGCCGGGGACTCCTCAGGTGCTCCCAGTCGTGGACGACGGCGAGATCGTCCGGTTCGCCGACAGGCCCGAGGACTGGGAGGCTCCCGGAGCCTGGGACGGCACCCGGATCGGGTATCTCCAGCACGCGAACGACCCGATCACCTGGTGGTCGCCGTCAGTGGCGCTCGAACGTCCGGACTGGCTGGAGGAGGAGCGCGGACGCGACGTCTCCCCGAACGTACGCTGGATCCCCGGGGTGACGATGCTGCAGCTGGGCGTCGACCAGTTCTCTGCCAACTCGGTGCCGAGCGGACAGGGCCACCAGTTCGGCACGGCGCCGGTGCATGCCTGGGCGGCGATCCTGCCGCCGCCGGGCTGGACCGATCAGCGAACCGACGAGCTGGCCGCGGTGATCGGCGCTCGGAAATGGCTGCAGTGA
- a CDS encoding EamA family transporter, with protein sequence MFRSAARHAPSARTGTSMAVVAMLCVQLGLAASVGLIDQLGSAGVAWLRLFWAGLLLLVLVRPRLSSFSRETLLAGVALGVVTSGMTLLFMAALTRLPLGTAAALEFLGPLGVAVLRSRGIARAWALVAAGGVVCLTQPWDGAVDGVGVAFALSAAVCWAGYILLTQRVGDAVSGIGGLAISMPVAAVVATFVVGPGIVGKLTPELLLAGLGLALLVPVVPFALEMGALRRLTAGAFGTLMALEPAIALVIGFFALHQVPNLIAVLGIGLVVAAGVGAERAGGRSPSGMVEETDGTPPTPAVGVPALPPG encoded by the coding sequence ATGTTCAGATCGGCTGCCCGCCACGCCCCCTCCGCTCGCACCGGCACCTCGATGGCGGTGGTGGCCATGCTCTGCGTACAGCTCGGGCTCGCCGCCTCGGTTGGCCTGATCGATCAGCTCGGTTCGGCGGGGGTCGCCTGGCTGCGCCTGTTCTGGGCAGGTCTGCTCCTTCTCGTCCTCGTGCGACCGCGTCTCTCCTCGTTCAGCCGCGAGACGCTGCTGGCCGGTGTCGCACTCGGCGTGGTCACCTCCGGCATGACCCTGCTGTTCATGGCAGCGCTGACCCGGCTCCCGCTCGGCACGGCGGCTGCGCTGGAGTTCCTGGGACCGCTCGGGGTGGCTGTCCTCCGCAGCCGCGGCATCGCGCGAGCATGGGCTCTCGTGGCGGCCGGTGGTGTGGTGTGTCTGACCCAACCGTGGGACGGCGCTGTGGACGGGGTCGGTGTCGCGTTCGCCCTGAGCGCGGCGGTGTGCTGGGCGGGCTACATCCTGCTGACACAGCGAGTCGGCGATGCGGTCAGTGGCATCGGTGGCCTCGCGATCTCCATGCCGGTCGCGGCCGTGGTCGCAACCTTCGTGGTCGGACCGGGCATCGTCGGAAAGCTCACGCCCGAGCTCCTGCTGGCCGGCCTCGGACTGGCGCTCCTGGTGCCGGTGGTGCCCTTCGCCCTGGAGATGGGGGCGCTGCGTCGCCTCACCGCCGGCGCTTTCGGGACACTCATGGCGCTCGAGCCGGCGATCGCACTGGTGATCGGGTTCTTCGCCCTCCATCAGGTACCCAACCTCATCGCCGTCCTCGGGATCGGGCTGGTGGTCGCGGCCGGGGTGGGAGCAGAACGAGCAGGAGGCCGCAGCCCGTCCGGCATGGTCGAGGAGACCGACGGCACGCCGCCGACGCCAGCGGTCGGTGTCCCGGCACTGCCTCCAGGCTGA
- a CDS encoding LysR substrate-binding domain-containing protein, whose protein sequence is MDVRRLKMLLELSRLGSMHEVADEIGTTTSTVSQAIAALARDVGTALIEPDGRRVRLTPAGHRLAEHAVTILAAVDAARLDLDPDAEPIGVVRVAGFATAIRRSLMPVIDDLRHVHPGIEVRVREHEPPEALASLARDDVDLALVYDYNLAPASWRSDHDTTALWEVEWGLGMPTSEPRAPLATFADRDWIVNSRHTADEEVLRTLASMAGFTPRVVHRVDALELVDDLILAGHGLALLPRGRTSRRGVTVRPLTDPTVRLRGYAATRRGRDRWPPLRALLNRLPQV, encoded by the coding sequence GTGGACGTACGCAGGCTCAAGATGTTGCTCGAGCTCTCTCGCCTCGGCTCGATGCACGAGGTCGCCGACGAGATCGGCACCACCACCTCAACCGTGTCCCAAGCCATCGCCGCCCTCGCCCGCGACGTCGGTACCGCGCTCATCGAGCCCGATGGCCGGCGGGTGCGACTCACCCCAGCAGGCCATCGTCTGGCCGAACATGCCGTCACCATCCTGGCGGCGGTCGATGCCGCCCGTCTGGACCTGGATCCCGACGCGGAGCCGATCGGTGTGGTCCGGGTGGCCGGATTCGCCACCGCGATCCGCCGCTCCCTCATGCCGGTGATCGACGACCTCCGGCACGTTCATCCCGGCATCGAGGTGCGGGTGCGCGAGCACGAGCCGCCCGAGGCGCTGGCGTCGCTTGCACGCGACGACGTCGACCTCGCTCTCGTCTACGACTACAACCTCGCCCCCGCCTCCTGGCGCAGCGACCACGACACCACCGCACTGTGGGAGGTCGAATGGGGTCTCGGGATGCCGACGTCCGAGCCGCGTGCCCCGCTCGCGACTTTCGCCGACCGCGACTGGATCGTGAACTCGCGCCACACCGCCGACGAGGAGGTGCTGCGCACCCTGGCCTCGATGGCGGGATTCACGCCCCGAGTGGTCCACCGTGTCGACGCTCTGGAGCTCGTCGACGACCTCATCCTCGCTGGTCACGGGCTCGCGTTGCTGCCGCGAGGGCGCACGTCTCGCCGCGGCGTCACCGTACGGCCGTTGACCGACCCGACGGTACGGCTGCGCGGCTATGCCGCGACGCGCCGCGGGCGCGACCGATGGCCACCTCTACGGGCACTCCTGAACCGGCTGCCCCAGGTCTGA
- a CDS encoding MerR family transcriptional regulator codes for MSEPLLSIGTFSRAASLSVKTLRAYHAQGLLTPAAVDPETGFRRYAAGQLADAAVIRRLRDLEVPLADVATILAARDPEVTAATLARHADQMRERARRVEQIVQDLHAAPPETWTPPRLVELPATSAVAVTGVVRDSAYDAFLVAAYARLEEGCRDAGVEVTGPASALYDAEFLDDAEQEVTAYFPVRAQAAPAGTTLLQLPPVTAAVVTHAGDHETLPDTYGLLGAWVAQHGTPSGQPLREAYVANVSDSVPPSAYQTDIVWPLIPRKDTP; via the coding sequence ATGAGCGAGCCGCTGCTGTCCATCGGGACGTTCTCGCGCGCGGCCAGCCTGTCCGTCAAGACGCTTCGCGCCTACCACGCGCAGGGCCTGCTCACCCCGGCCGCGGTGGACCCGGAAACCGGTTTCCGTCGGTACGCCGCCGGGCAGCTCGCGGATGCTGCCGTGATCCGCCGGCTCCGTGACCTGGAGGTTCCGCTCGCCGACGTCGCCACGATCCTGGCCGCGCGGGACCCGGAGGTCACCGCGGCGACTCTGGCGCGCCATGCCGACCAGATGCGTGAGCGCGCGCGACGGGTCGAGCAGATCGTCCAGGACCTGCACGCGGCGCCGCCGGAGACCTGGACCCCGCCGCGTCTCGTCGAGCTTCCGGCGACGAGCGCGGTCGCGGTGACCGGTGTCGTCCGGGACAGCGCCTACGACGCCTTCCTGGTGGCGGCGTACGCGCGGCTCGAGGAGGGCTGCCGGGACGCGGGCGTCGAGGTCACCGGGCCGGCGTCCGCCCTGTACGACGCGGAGTTCCTCGACGACGCCGAGCAGGAGGTCACGGCGTACTTCCCGGTCCGGGCGCAGGCCGCCCCAGCGGGCACGACCCTGCTGCAGCTGCCGCCGGTGACGGCCGCGGTCGTCACCCATGCCGGGGACCACGAGACCCTGCCCGACACCTACGGGCTCCTCGGCGCCTGGGTCGCTCAGCACGGAACCCCGAGCGGGCAGCCGCTGCGGGAGGCGTACGTCGCCAATGTCTCCGACAGCGTGCCGCCGTCGGCCTACCAGACCGACATCGTCTGGCCGCTCATCCCTCGAAAGGACACTCCATGA
- a CDS encoding VOC family protein produces MTLTLGAISFDCSDALRTATFWAAALDRRLDEDSTEEFSSIGLKQPAPGVPAWLFARVPEPRQAKNRAHPDLIAPDRPAEVARLVDLGATVLGEHEESGIEWTVLRDVEGNEFCVATAH; encoded by the coding sequence ATGACACTGACCCTCGGCGCGATCAGCTTCGACTGCTCCGACGCGCTGCGTACCGCGACGTTCTGGGCCGCCGCGCTGGACCGAAGGCTCGACGAGGACAGCACCGAGGAGTTCAGCTCCATCGGCCTGAAGCAGCCGGCCCCCGGCGTACCGGCTTGGTTGTTCGCGCGGGTGCCCGAGCCGCGACAGGCGAAGAACCGCGCCCACCCGGACCTCATCGCTCCGGACCGCCCGGCGGAGGTCGCTCGCCTGGTGGATCTCGGCGCCACGGTCCTCGGCGAGCACGAGGAGAGCGGCATCGAGTGGACGGTCCTGCGCGACGTCGAGGGCAACGAGTTCTGCGTCGCCACCGCGCACTGA